The genomic stretch tatgggatctgatggatccgtaaggacgtgtctagggcgtcgacggtgactggctcctgcatgatcaggattcggggagtagtcagcggcggcaacgataaggcgattatcatgacgcatatccttatcgaagtatcgttccgacgctgacttcatgtatttccgaattgattcgaggcccaggtcgtcgtgtaggtcaacgttcctcacgaaccacggagccccgacagctaacctacaaaagcgggattgtagggattggagggtgtctatgtgtgtgcgggccgcgtgagcgaacaccacactcgtgtaagtcatgacgggccttatgcaagttttgtaaagtgtcaccttgttccgaagggacattttactctgCTTACAGATCagatatgcgggcggaatgtcatcgatgcatccagggtaacgcccaggtacttgaccttcctagcccagggtatgggttgtctaaagagagtaatcgggggtgtgagattcctcctcctaatccgggaggaaatccgtgtggagcttcccctctgaaatagcaccgcagtacttttcgatgggttgatgtctatgcgccattttcggaaccactgtcctagggccagggctgcgctctgaagcttcttcgcgattagggacttatttctactagaatagtaaacagtcgtgtcgtcggcgaataaagctaaatgggtcggcggcgaccggggaatatcgttgacgaataagctaaataggaggggtgagaggacagagccttgcgggactccagctgtgagaggtcgtggggaggagcgggttccctcgactcgatatcgaaaagagcggttcgacaagaagtcccgtatgatgagcacgagactatccggcacgcccatgttgaatagtttgaaaatcaaaccgttgtgccagactttgtcgaacgcttttgcgacgtcgaagaagagagctcccgtgtataacggttttggtcgattaagccccacaagaatgtgctccgtctcacctcactgtctactaattctacatgaacagggtccatggattgagtgctgggcgtgcactgggtttgcagtgtatcggccagcagctctgctttttcatcatcatcgaacgccgcgagttggcctgaggggcctacgagggggggcatagttactaccgtatccgatttgagagtacgagctaagcggtagtaagacctttgggagggcgcgagtctttctaagaaatcagaccatctggcatctcggacttcggcgatgcgagactttacgtcgcgttgtagggcacgtattcgagtacgattatccacggtaggatacctatcgtaggcgcggatcgaggcgttcttagctctaaggagttccctaatatcgtcgggcaatttgaagcagtgaaggaagtcctccgctacaacttgcttcgatgacctatctaatgtcgaggtgattgtgtgacgttaagatgtctatggcttcagcggtatcctgaggagacggggtagagtccgggctaaacgggagcgatggtggatcagattcagccaggctgattcccagcgtgtgccaatccaccacagtcctcgtgacgggaacggaatcgggagcgcgaccgagcttcataacgacgggacgatggtctgaatctaactctaaaattacttcgatcgagtgtaagcgcagagttacgttttttaataacgctatgtcgagtatatccgggcgatgcgcgatatttagcgggtagtgagtcggggttagcggagcgacgatatcgaaggcgagatcatcgactaacgcgtcaagccgcctgccattcgggatTGTGGTGtgcgagttccacctgacgtgtttacaattaaggtcgcccgccagaatgacagagcttcccatgccgagcagcgcctcgatatcactgcttagaacgatcttatccggtggaagataaacggacgcgataacgatcggcgcgtgtccagtcagtgagattcggcatactgatgcttcgatgttagaaagcgcgggggggtcgagtgggacgcagtgcagggctcgtctatagtaaatgacggtaccaccaccacgagcagtgagcctgtcgttcctaaccatgttatagttcgcgattttagggtcgcggcgcgcgggcttaagcagggtctcctgcaccaaaaagatgtcaatttgatggtcacgcaaaaaatcacaaacctgatcacgttgatttgcgagaccgtaagcgttaaaaaatcctatcgttacggatagggcctttattttacttatgtacgccattgattaccggcggagcgaggggaggacgtacgtatttaacgacgcgtatacgtcagcgtattcttgcacaacggcgatgaagtgttgtgcagtggaggcggcgcgaatggcgtcacccaaagcattaacacgctcaaagttgatcgagtgaaaaaagtcgatcgctagagcgagattgtcggacgcggtcggagtgctggtcgcgggggaggaacgaatcacgggggagggacgtatcgcgggggcgggacgaatcgcgggggagggagctacagccgtgttcgtgtacggcaacggtttagcccaggccgagctgctgggcaccggcgccggcacgaaggcaggcttagccttcggcacagagggtgccgtggctttgatgtcagggccggaagctcggaggcggttttggcgcgcgacgcggcgatttattttaggggctcgggggcatccacggtaattcgcggggtgaccctgtgttcggcacaggacgcagctaggtggttccgtcgcggttttttgatcgcgagtgcaaagagtcgtggcgtgattgtccaaacacttgacgcatcgagggcgcgcgtgacaattacgggaagaatgcccgtacaactgacaattgtggcactggctcggagtgccttttttatgaggggtttccacggtgatCCCGGAAAGCCTACAAACcgttcggacgttaaagatttgcttaccctcgggggtagactggagggcgacgagaaccatattgtatggctccctcccgcgtcctgtgtgcatgcggtgcacggagtttacgggtaggccttgttcgagtaggtcggcctttacgagctcggcatctaactccttggggatgccacgtatgactgcacggagctcacgctcctcctggagcgtatacgtatgataacttatacgctcctttcggaggtagcttgagagggccctatggtcgtcgggtgttgctacttttatctgtatcccgttcgcgaggttacgggcactgacaaaatttatgttcttggccttaagggccagggagacacggtcccaagcagccttctcttgaagaatcaacggaggaggggcctgatttctcgtttgtgccaccgggcgcggcgacggcgtggcacggggtcagggagcgacgggggtcggagggcgggggcgcgacgcgttcgcggctttgcttattttagcggccgcggaagctcgggactccgcggcgcgcttcttacccttttgcacgagagtgaatccatctgttaatgaggcgggaacgaggtcaacctccatatccgagtcagagtcggaagacgaggaggaaggcgcgggagcggcggacgcgacggaggccgcagacgatcgctgaggtagaacggaagctgccgcggtagacgcgggagtttttcgcgacagtatgggggacacgggtgtgctgggcgcgacggaggctgcgatgtacggcgcgggagttttgcgcgcgcttgcaggggacgcgggaatggcaggcgtggcggaaacggcgggcgcggcgggcacggcagaacagttcacggcgcgtttagctttgtaagctaaaaattctgattcgagggccgggtatttctcgcttaagaattccgtgagcagtgtgttggttggagaaaACTCAATTTCTTCGcactgcccagggggggctgccccgggacttaaacacgcgctcgccttgcggcgaggcccctgcgtcggtaacactaaattggccgaagcgattctaggaattttagaaattttagtgaatagaataaatagaaaagaattagagtgaatagaaccactgcacagttcccgggcggcaatgccttgcaattaggcgcaggtacaaattccgagaaacacttgggccacagatgtgccacgaacaatgatctattatcaccggtagtcacttccgacaaaacacttggacgccagatatgccacgaaccgaggtcgggcaatcgaacgaacaatgagcacgtccacgcgcgtcggttgctcaaatcggaatagGGCTcgggtcggggctgtacggcgcggcggatggtctaataattctatgttttcttgctctaaaaactcttttgttctgtgcgcggtgtgagaactcgcattgtcgtgatggaggatgatgcggcggttgcagttctctttacggagttcagaaacgacctgtggcaaacaaatgctagcataccattctgcattaaccgttctttgtccctcaagaggaatagtcgtaacatgggttttggagacaaacgtggccaccattttttttgcaacactccgtgaacgaacaatttttgttggcttaactcattttcgaacacccaaactcgtgactggttttttgtttcgggttcgtacgcgtatatccaggattcgtcacctgatacaatgttatATACAGCATTTAAgtatcctgcgtggaatctttcgagagttctgacgcaccaagtaacgagagccgctttttgctcttcacagagcgaatgcggtatccatcgggaaaacaacttttttacacctaattgttcatgcaagattatttgtatttgactcatgccaatgtctaaagttgcctgaatttcgcggtatgtcacatgtcgatctttctcaatcagcttacgcacagcatcaacgttttcttgggtgactgcagtttttggacgaccttgacgggaatcatcactgagcttgacacgtccacgttgaaactcagcaaaccagcgataaattgtggttttggatggggcttcatcaccaaatgcagaaatcatccggtcaacacactgtttttgtgttaaaccacttcgaaagtcataataaatcatcgctcttgaattttctcgagtcaattccattttctcaatgaCTActtaaacaagtttgacaaaacctcttGACAaaaccgagaatctttttttaaataaataaatggtattcgatttttaaaggagttttcaattagaaagattttaatatgacaggaacagtggaaatattccgttcccgatacttttagtgcagccctcgtactaTTTAATGCAACATGGACAATGTATCGTTCAATCAATTAAGTATTATATAAAAGAACGAGCAATGGATGCGTCAATTTCTTGTATATACCACGCGTTGAATCATCATAGTACTAAAATACATAAATCTGTTTGATGTACAATGAATATTGCAATTTCAACCTTGGATCCCACAATCAACACGCATAGTCCTGTCTGTCATAACACCAACGACCACAGACAGTACtagtaaattcaattttaattcttGTTCAgtatctttattaaaaaaacatttttttagagTACatcatatgtatgtacgtaatgttgtttaaaagaaacaaatgaAAGCGATACGGAACGgcattcgattttatttttgcATATTCTTTGGAGTGTttataattaacttaaaaatttagtttaaattaagCTAAAGTTTCTCTTCTAGATATTCTAATTTGATGACCTCTGATTGGAAATAGAAGCATTTCAATCTTAAGCGGCCCAAGTTCATCTGCTTCGATTCTATAAGACCTGGAGATGGTTGAGACAATGCTCTTCATTATCAGCATGCCGAAGTTCCGTCCtgtgttatcaaaaaaaaatgtcatagaagttttttttttcatttgttgtAGATTGGCAAACGGATTACAACTACAACTGGCGAACCTTGAACTATGTAATCGAAAACAGAATAGTAATAACGACTGACCTTTGAATTTGAACGAATATCTGCTTCACGATAGTTTATGGATTCTTACAACAAGGTCAGCCATATGTCCATCCAGttaatacattataatttaataccGCCAACTACAAGAGTGTAGGAGAGCAATAACAAGAATGTTTTGATGCAGGATCTTATTTACCGATGCAGTTCCTGGATCCGTGGCTGAAAGGCAGGAACGCAGCCGGATGCCTATTCAAAGACCTTTCCGGTAGAAATCTGTCGGGATCGAACTCATCAGCGTCGGGACCCCATACTGATTTGGACCGGTGTATGGCAAAAGGCCCGACTACAGCCCCGATTCCAGCTGGCAATGTCACTCCACAGCGGGCTGGGAATTCAAAAATGCCGTGTCATATGTCTGGACAAGACTTCTTAATATTTAGTGGCACTTTAAAATGCATTGGTTAGTTTGCTTACGGAGGTACGTATCCTTGTGAACGTTACGGGCAATAATCGGGACCACGGTATAAAGCCTCATGCTTTCCTTCAGTACTCTCTCTAAATATTGCATTTGTGCTACGTCAACTTTGTCGGCGCCTCGTTTGGAGTCTCCGAAGATTGTTCTCTGCCTACAATTTTGATAGGTTCACATAAAATGGATTTCATAATACTATTGAAAGCAATCAATCCCTTAAAATTATAATGCCTAAATATACTCACTCAAGGTAAACTTTTTCTTGTACGTTCTGATGTATTCCTAGCAGTACAAGAGTGTACGCAATTACAAGCGCTGTAGTGTCGTTGCCGGCGATTGTAATCGAATCGATATGTTCTCGAAGCTGTTCGTCAGTAAATTCAATTTCACGACCGAAAAGCATATCAAGAACGGGTCGAACTTTCCCTGCCGGaagtaaatgaatttaaaaaaaaggtttacagAAATATCGGCATTGTGATGTGTAAGGGCTTCGGTATCCGCGTTAACCCAGGTGTGCTGTCAGCTCGTTGACCCGATGTATTATGAGcctggatttaaaaaaaaaaaaaaaaaaaaaaaaaaaaaaaaaaaaaaaaaaaaaaaaaaaaaaaaaaaaaaaaaaaaaaaaaaaaagactttgcTAATTAATAAAACTCGTAAGATTAATAGACTTTAGAATTTTCATCCATTACCACCATTCTCAGTCTACTACAAATCACTGTCGGATTTGATTTTGTTATTAACTTTAAGTTTTTtaccaatattttttaaggtgGCACATTTTATAGACCCAGGGCGTTGAACCTTAAAAAACTCCattgtcattttattaaaaaaaaaaaaaaaacatctttcttAGTAGACATCATGTCGAAAAACGCGGGAAACCTTTGAATttggcgggcgcggtttttgtttgaatttgttgaaaaatatattttttaatctattaagtgatcagaatagttaaaacttgtatatatttgtaatttttattattatttgaatttttttgtattttattctttttttcttcgagttggggtaagttttttatatttatatgaacgaGCCTCCGGACCCGGGGGGCACAGCGCCCCCCGCGGTTGCATTTGTCACAATCTCCAACGAATCCGGAATGGATTCTGACTGCTCTTTGGTGTCTAAAAGGAAGCTGAAGCGTAACCAGCTccacaaaatttgtaaaaattgtaacaaaaggaaaagaaaaaataatacagaaacatttaaacaatcGGACTGTCAATGCAAAGACGAATTTACTGAGAGCACTATTGATTTGCCTGCACCTGGTCCTTGCACTGATACATCTTCAAAGCCCGTTCCTCCCACTGATATGTCTCATAAAGCCTCCACACAAATTGGTAGGGCTAGTTATGATGCCAATGACCACGGCCCGTTTGTGGTACACGTGCAGAAAATACAGTctgctgatgatgatggtacAACATTACACCCAGTTGTGTTtggcagatttttaaaaaaaaatttattcaaaaatattgttaatggaaGTTTGAAACGTATTGGCCGAAATAAAATGacactttcttttaataattatacagaCGCTAACAGCTTTGTCACTTCAAACTGCTTAGCTACAAACAACATGAAGGCTTTTATTCCAACTTTTAACATTACGAGGATGGGTTTAGTTAGGGGAGTCCCAACTGAGTGGTCCCCTGAAGATATTATGCAGAACACTAATGTACCCATTGGGTGTGGGGAAATTCTGAAAATTAGAAGACTAAATTATAAAGTCATGATAAACAACACACCCACATGGAAACCTTCGCAAACAGTCGTGTTTACATTTGATGGACAAGTTTTGCCCAAACGTGTATTTATGTGTTATAATTCTATGCCtgttaaattgtatatatacCCAACCATCCAGTGCTTTAATTGTTGCCGCTTTGGGCACACCAAGGTCCAATGTAGGTCAAAGCCCAGGTGCTTCAAGTGTGGTCAGGGCCACACTGGAGATACTTGTAATGTGGAGGAAGACTGTGTATCTTGCTGCTTATGTTCTGGGCTGCACTTTGCTTCGAGCAAAAAGTGTCCAGAGTACGTGAGACAAACAGATATTAAAGTAACAATGGCAGAGAATAGCTTATCCTATATTGAAGCGTCAAAATTACATCCCCCCATTTCTAAATCATTTGCTGATATTGTATCCTCTCTCCCAACTAAATCTGTTCCTGGTGGAAATACAGTATTGCCTGGTTCACCATCCTCACGTAcaatatcttataaaaaaacagtcttcACTAAACCCAGAACTCCTCCTCAacacagtaaaggttttgatcaTGTAGCACATGAGTCTCTTGTAAGGGACTACAATATGCCAGAGCCTTCTAATGGATGTGCATTACCATCCTCGTCTAATGCAAATTCACAACAGACAATAGCAGAGTTAATTACTATATTGATCAAATTACTTTCTGAACCCAATTTATCTATACCGTCCCACGCTGCTAATTTAATTCgtacttatactaatattaataatggccaACATGGACAAGTTAGTTCAATGGAATTGCCGcagtattataaacaaaaagcatgaaattatacatattataaatacttttaatccttttatattttctctatcTGAAACCTGGCTAAAGCCagattttgtattcaaaatccCTGGTTATTCGTGCTTAAGAGAAGACAGGGCTGATGGATATGGTGGTGTATGCCTACTCATCAGAAACTCTAGCACCTTTTCTTCCTTCCCTCTCCCTTCACATAGTAACTGCTTTTCTGTCATTGCAGCTATTGTTGATGGTATCTGTTTTGTCTCTATCTATGTCCCTCATCCCTCCTTGCAAAtcttcaatgaaattaaaaacttaatttcagtTCTTCCTCGGCCTTTCATGATTCTGGGTGATTTCAACTCTCATCACACATCTTGGGGTAGTTCAGTATCTAATAGTTATGGTTATGAATTATTAGATATCTTAGACATGTATAGCCTGTGCATTTTAAACTCGGGTTCTCCTACTCGCCTCACAAAGCCTGGTGAAGTAATTAGTGCCATTGACCTGTCCATTTGTACTCCCCAGTTAGCATCTTCTCTATCTTGGTCTACTTTGTGTTCCACTTATAATAGTGATCACTATCCCATAATCATTTCATTTCcctgtaaaaaaaaggatacaatgTGTATTCAAAACTCTCGCCTCAAACACAAAATCATAGACTCTAAATGGAGTCAATACACGTTATTAATAGaagagaaaattaataattgctcAGAAGTTAAtgtcatagataataattatttcaaagctaTTTTGTTAGAATCGGCTGATAATGTTTTTCCAAAGAAAAAGCCGCGTAGTAATAAGTTGTCATCTCCACCGTGGTGGGATGAAGAATGTACCAATGCTATAAAGAAACGCAAGGCAGCAGAGCGTAATTATCGCAATAATATGTCTATGAAAAACTACGAGGCATTAATGACTATAATGAAAGAGGTtagaaaactaattaaaaaaaagaaatttgacgGGTGGAGGAAATTTTGTAGCACTATATCACCTGAAACACATGCTACTGTCATATGGCGAAATATCAAAAGATTTAGATCAGCTGTCAATCCTTCTAACGCATTGTTGCTGCCTATAGAATTAGCAGATCAATTCCTTGATCGTTTGGCTCCTCCTTCTGCTCCACTCAACGATCCTATCCTGTCTTATAAGCAATATAACTCTGATGCCTCTTCTTCTCTAaatctaacttttacgttagtGGAGTTAAAAGGTGTATTAAATCACGTCAAAGACAGTGCTCCAGGGGAAGACGGGATTCCATATTCCTTTTTGTCTCACCTTGGCGAAAAaggattaaattactttttaaatttaataaataaaattttactgacaGGTGACATTCCACCGTCATGGCGAAGTCAAATAGTATTGCCATTTTTAAAGCCGTCTAAGGTACAATCTGATATCAAATCATATCGTCCGATAGTTTTGTCATCGGTGATCACAAAAGTtgttgaacatttaattaaaaatcggcTTGAAtggtatatagaaaataacgaatatctgtcccaaACTCAGTTTGGATTTCGAAAAGGTAAAAGTGTGGGGGACAATTTAGGCATATTAGTTACGGATATTCGTAATGCTTTCTCAGATAAAAAGTCAGTAGTTGCTgcttttttagatattaattcgGCTTATGATAACGTTCTATTACATattctaaaaagtaaattagataaattaaaggttccctattttttaactaattccattgtaaatcttctttcggagaggaaaattattttagatgttgGCGGCCCTTATAAGCCTAGTAGGCTGGTATGGAGAGGTTTGCCACAGGGGTCTGTTCTGAGTcctttattgtacaatatttatacatatgatCTAGAAGGTTCAGTCGGAGATTCAGCAAGTTTATTACAGTATGCCGATGACTTGGTTATTTATGCCTCTGATATGTCTGTAAGTACTGCTGAACGATATGTTTCCTCCTCTTTATCTTTGCTAAAAATCTGGATGGATGCAAATGGCCTTGATCTGTCTCCCTCAAAAAGTACTGTTGTACTTTTCACAAAATCCCGTACTCCTTGCTCACTTAATATAACATATGATGGGGATATATTACCCATTAGGAATCAAGTTAAGTTCTTAGGAGCTATTCTTGATTCTAAACTAACGGGTCAACCACACTGCGAATTTGTGGTTAGTAAATGTGAGCGAAACTTGAACATGCTGAGATGTCTCGGTGGGGTTTGGTGGGGTGCTCACCCGGCTACACTGAGGTTGGTGTATAATGCTGTCATTAGAAGTGTACTGGATTTTGGGACCTTTTTCTTAGACCCAGGTAATGTGGCTGGCTTTAGAAAACTAGATCTCATACAGTCTAGGGCTTTGAGGATTGTTTCTGGTGCCATGAAATCGAGTCCGGTTAATGCTCTGCAAATAGAATGTTGTGACCCTCCTTTAAACTTAAGACGTCAATATCTGTCCGATAGATTCATTTTTAGAATTGTTCAGTTCCATAATCATCCCCTCATTTCGAAACTAGAGTTTCTTTCTAAAAAAGTACTCTCTTCACATAAACCTTTACCTTGTCTGTTAAAAAGTTTcctgaaattcaaacaattacaaGCCCCAACTCATTCTTTTCAGGTGCTTCCTTTATTTGGCGCTTCTTATGATTCTCTCTTACTTTCTCCAGTGATTTGCTTTTCTCTTGGCATTgaaaaatctgattttaatgccaatgaaaattttaattgcaatgtCAATAGTAAATGGCCTAACTGGCATCAAATTTATACAGATGCATCTAAACACTCCAGTGGGTGTGTTGGTGTTGGAGTGTATCACAAACAGTACAACATAgttcagaaaattaaattacctccGGAATCATCGGTCTTTACCGGTGAATGTTTTGGACTATTAAAAGCTCTTGAATATGTGCTgtctttcaaactaaaaaaaaccgttgtATTTACTGATTCCTTAAGTGCATTACAGAGCTTAGCAAAATTTTCACTAAAACTTAACCCtttttttcatgtaatatttgaatgtaagaGAAAGCTGTTGCACTGCCAATCACACAACTATTTAGTATCATTTTGTTGGGTACCTAGTCACTGTGGCATATCTGGAAATGTGAAAGCTGACAGTTTGGCCAACAGTGCTACTGTGACCGGTGACGTATACCCGTACAGGAATTTTGGCCATGATCTTGCTGCTTTGCCCGGCATATGCCTCCACAAATCGTGGAATATGTGTTGGGAAGAGAGCGGCCGGATTAAGGGCCGTTTCTTGTATGCTATACAGTCTTCCGTTCCCAGGAAGCCATGGTTTGCCAAATTGTCGTTTGGTAAAACCGCCACTTCTACTATAATTCGTATGCGTCTGGGACATAACAGCCTTCCAGTTCATTTGCACAAACTTGGTATCGTAACTAGTACCGCCTGTGAGTGTGGCGAGAGTTATTGTGACTtgaatcatattttcttttcttgttctTTATATGATCATTCTTCCTTATATACTTCTTTAGTATCTCTCTCTGTTCCCCTTCCTACTAATATTTCTTTACTTCTTCGAGATTTTAATCCACttgtatatagtattttaagtaggtttattttaaataataacattaaactataattttgatttattttccctgttatataattattctgattttttttgtaaattcaattcgttctaaatcatttatgttttgttgcgataagtttccttcgttttttattatttataaactgtaaataaataaaacggcgaattataaaaacgttattacttgacgctggctaatgcacaaaacgtgccagagccaaaaataaagaagaagaagaagacatcaTGTCAATACCAAGTTTAAGCATTAGTTATATCTATTAATACAATAATGATAATCAATCGTATTTGTACATTATTGTGTTAGTAACAGATAACGATttgatataattaataataatttacccgTATATTGATCTGTACCgtaatttttctttctttcatatTCAAGTCTTCTTTTCTTAACAACCT from Bombyx mori chromosome 3, ASM3026992v2 encodes the following:
- the LOC101737374 gene encoding cytochrome P450 4c3 isoform X2, whose protein sequence is MIILLLLFFVASLYWLYWTNKSKRMNKMTASLPVPPTLPILGNATLFIGDTQKILKSLEDIADIAIKHKGSAKLWLGPKLYVAIGDPEDAQVVLENCLDKDVVYRFLRPWLGHGLFVAPVCLWKSHRKVLLPVFHNKVVEQYLQMISVQADILVERLNEKANKGEFDVLKYITACTLDIVFETAMGERMDVQRSPDTPYLRARHTVMTILNMRFFKVWLQPDCIFNLTSYSKQQKDNIDLTHKFTDEVVKKRRLEYERKKNYGTDQYTGKVRPVLDMLFGREIEFTDEQLREHIDSITIAGNDTTALVIAYTLVLLGIHQNVQEKVYLEQRTIFGDSKRGADKVDVAQMQYLERVLKESMRLYTVVPIIARNVHKDTYLPRCGVTLPAGIGAVVGPFAIHRSKSVWGPDADEFDPDRFLPERSLNRHPAAFLPFSHGSRNCIGRNFGMLIMKSIVSTISRSYRIEADELGPLKIEMLLFPIRGHQIRISRRETLA
- the LOC101737374 gene encoding cytochrome P450 4C1 isoform X1; protein product: MIILLLLFFVASLYWLYWTNKSKRMNKMTASLPVPPTLPILGNATLFIGDTQKILKSLEDIADIAIKHKGSAKLWLGPKLYVAIGDPEDAQVVLENCLDKDVVYRFLRPWLGHGLFVAPVCLWKSHRKVLLPVFHNKVVEQYLQMISVQADILVERLNEKANKGEFDVLKYITACTLDIVFETAMGERMDVQRSPDTPYLRARHTVMTILNMRFFKVWLQPDCIFNLTSYSKQQKDNIDLTHKFTDELFQVVKKRRLEYERKKNYGTDQYTGKVRPVLDMLFGREIEFTDEQLREHIDSITIAGNDTTALVIAYTLVLLGIHQNVQEKVYLEQRTIFGDSKRGADKVDVAQMQYLERVLKESMRLYTVVPIIARNVHKDTYLPRCGVTLPAGIGAVVGPFAIHRSKSVWGPDADEFDPDRFLPERSLNRHPAAFLPFSHGSRNCIGRNFGMLIMKSIVSTISRSYRIEADELGPLKIEMLLFPIRGHQIRISRRETLA